One window of the Podospora pseudopauciseta strain CBS 411.78 chromosome 4, whole genome shotgun sequence genome contains the following:
- a CDS encoding hypothetical protein (COG:U; COG:Y; BUSCO:EOG09260EPS; EggNog:ENOG503NTX6), whose amino-acid sequence MFAPTLQEGGPAKGTRSSRRRQRPLSGENSAQQPKAKRQRLPLSETTFANPDAAATAAPETFEVKSDQLDLLGTKSDGIENVGVPRRELSVRFKKPKAGERPNKGDGSVVLTQNNAYTVSKLPALPDRLRADAQSKTYLPVPLGEGTPRGLVMLTPLKDRQQGAIFSSSGYALTLTHTHAFVWPYASTVSSPETFVFTLPYPSKHVNDPLPLGSLVPPSAASDEPGLVVVMPVSGKIAYWESIASAATLDFIRQQRNGVEDSIPGMFSGEHVLQIVNAETSAFVLVLSSGRLAYMSVRDTHGRPGISVQFLRDGLSNNLVGFLGNIRNAFSGSSSRTDIVAARATHGSNVGERIIAAASTKGRLCFWKIHRGGQHELLIDFPLRDALSEAVRATDKKAQEFTPDSFEVLDFTFVPRGVEDKYISASRLNKYDFEQGIDTVQHGLLLVSHSDRRQSRYAIVEVTIEEGDYRLGIVRPINSYTTPVRPVAAEKPRLHLPRPALVAFVVFDRAVVVASMGLLPESPDVQLLDDAHVLPPTFEDVIDFRDEDSLQVVGSGSEEPSSNDPGQDGQRIHRFRTKNPAVVLLLQGVGTVRVAVTDVDRFTTNQPPQITAKSKLEQAVFFGVKGDNPLVFRGKRQLPFSAQDIGTAAILLSSEILGSKTPFISNISASLENNLRLRISYLDGLISYVGELAIELDAQTRWKLLYNAEKLAVATYVWQKHEDFLAQRPQGERTVVTEIVAWIHESQKTDLNMAVGEVDPVRHWFIHDVWRFDIFLAWTYQVIKYIYTKGVVNSDDEITRLAWEAATVENGALAEARKFRLSRANDYGVSGTEVPGGTGFPEPWSATHLIIHNHKRLVEFCFKWLDSHQPAQESNPANKMLLESTRGLLPPLISQYLQSLIDQASWATESEVSEIQERGKLYLKAYAEEVYDKVTRLKDFELWEEAIQLAKEYKGFDALAEVVVQQILLMEQKAASAVPQNAENMQFQVEEKKKRMGRLFDDYGANFAFRAYEVLLENSGVQAVLDFPYDRHGFATLFLRAKPELAKISWINDVQRENDIDHAAETLLNLGLSRKQQIWNKKIELSLGKLAFLAEEAEQSTNGDHVSSASTDLLAKTSINLEKIDQELEIIKIQDTLYKTILPIIKEGVDESAELELLLKEQAVLIPKRQKAFHRIFEDGMSRLLKHEALHPATLIDLLTLADLGEQYEHVIPDPFCLALKVAKYGLKGEERAKAVRLIWRRCFVRDDWKAVNQTKNKGDEAQLTLLGNTATYHTLFAVYEQRLSDDKFSPFVKPSECLGVYTEEVDRRFGNLDEQAQQKILENMKWEDDELRGYVEKARADAWFLTTSEYAEKTVTAAFSELTAAGRSSVNGDGRSEEAAILKKFAEKAAAGKDGGKNGGGGLFAV is encoded by the exons ATGTTTGCGCCCACTCTCCAAGAAGGCGGGCCCGCGAAGGGAACCCGCAGCAGTCGCCGTCGTCAGCGACCTTTGAGCGGCGAGAATTCAGCACAACAACCCAAAGCGAAACGGCAAAGACTGCCATTGTCGGAAACGACTTTTGCGAATCCCGATGCCGCTGCCACTGCCGCGCCCGAGACCTTTGAGGTGAAGTCGGACCAGCTCGACCTGCTTGGCACGAAGAGCGACGGCATTGAGAATGTCGGCGTGCCGCGACGGGAGCTCAGTGTCCGTTTCAAGAAGCCAAAGGCCGGCGAGAGACCAAACAAGGGCGATGGGAGTGTTGTTCTG ACACAGAACAATGCGTACACAGTGAGCAAGCTGCCAGCGTTGCCGGATAGGCTCCGCGCCGACGCGCAGAGTAAGACCTACCTGCCTGTACCCTTGGGCGAGGGAACTCCGCGTGGACTTGTGATGCTAACTCCTCTAAAAGACCGACAGCAGGGTGCCATCTTTTCTTCAAGCGGCTATGCCCTGACCCTCACCCATACGCACGCCTTCGTCTGGCCATATGCATCGACCGTCTCATCTCCCGAAACATTCGTCTTCACACTCCCCTATCCCTCGAAGCACGTCAACGACCCTCTACCGCTCGGCTCCCTAGTGCCACCATCCGCCGCCTCCGATGAACCGGGTCTGGTGGTTGTCATGCCCGTCAGCGGCAAAATCGCCTACTGGGAATCTATTGCGAGCGCCGCTACTCTCGACTTCATCCGCCAGCAACGGAACGGGGTCGAGGACAGCATCCCGGGGATGTTCTCCGGAGAGCATGTCCTTCAGATTGTAAACGCGGAAACTTCTGCCTTCGTCCTTGTTCTGAGCAGTGGTCGCCTTGCCTACATGAGCGTCAGGGATACCCACGGCCGACCTGGAATCTCCGTCCAATTCCTCCGCGACGGCTTGTCCAACAATCTGGTGGGCTTCCTTGGCAACATCCGCAACGCCTTTTCTGGCTCCTCATCTCGGACCGACATTGTAGCCGCACGGGCAACACATGGGTCGAACGTCGGAGAGCGCATCATTGCCGCCGCTTCCACCAAAGGGAGATTATGCTTTTGGAAGATCCATCGTGGCGGTCAGCACGAGTTGCTTATCGACTTTCCTCTGCGAGATGCCTTGAGCGAAGCAGTCCGCGCAACCGACAAGAAAGCTCAGGAGTTCACACCGGATTCTTTTGAGGTATTGGACTTTACCTTTGTCCCACGAGGCGTTGAAGACAAATACATTAGTGCCAGTCGACTCAACAAGTATGACTTTGAACAAGGGATCGACACGGTACAGCATGGATTGTTGCTGGTATCACACTCGGACAGGCGCCAGTCTCGATATGCCATTGTGGAGGTGACGATCGAGGAGGGGGACTATCGACTTGGTATTGTTCGCCCGATAAATTCatacaccacccccgtcaGACCTGTTGCTGCCGAGAAACCCCGACTCCACCTACCACGTCCAGCACTTGTTGCTTTCGTCGTATTTGACCGGGCCGTAGTTGTTGCCTCCATGGGTTTGCTCCCCGAGTCTCCTGACGTGCAGCTGCTGGATGACGCTCATGTCTTACCGCCAACGTTTGAGGACGTGATCGACTTTCGAGATGAGGATTCATTACAGGTGGTTGGCTCCGGCAGCGAAGAGCCCAGCAGCAATGATCCGGGTCAAGATGGGCAGCGTATCCACCGATTCAGAACCAAAAATCCGGCCGTCGTGCTCTTGTTGCAAGGTGTTGGGACTGTCAGGGTTGCCGTGACGGATGTGGACCGATTCACTACTAACCAGCCACCACAAATCACAGCAAAGAGCAAGCTCGAGCAGGCCGTCTTCTTTGGGGTCAAGGGGGACAACCCGCTCGTCTTTCGGGGCAAGAGGCAGCTTCCTTTCTCCGCGCAGGATATTGGAACAGCCGCTATCCTGCTCAGCAGCGAGATCCTGGGCTCCAAGACACCTTTCATTTCCAACATCTCAGCCTCCCTCGAAAACAACCTTCGGCTACGGATCAGCTATCTGGATGGCCTAATCTCCTACGTTGGCGAGCTCGCGATTGAGCTGGATGCCCAAACCCGCTGGAAGTTGCTCTACAACGCCGAAAAACTGGCGGTTGCAACATATGTGTGGCAGAAGCATGAGGACTTCCTCGCACAGCGACCACAAGGAGAGAGAACAGTGGTCACGGAAATCGTTGCCTGGATTCATGAAAGCCAAAAAACGGACCTCAACATGGCGGTCGGAGAGGTTGATCCTGTCCGGCATTGGTTTATTCATGACGTCTGGAGATTCGACATCTTCCTTGCTTGGACTTATCAGGTCATCAAGTACATCTACACAAAGGGAGTTGTCAACTCTGATGATGAAATCACCCGACTGGCATGGGAAGCCGCTACTGTCGAGAACGGAGCGCTTGCCGAGGCCCGGAAGTTCCGTCTCTCCAGGGCTAATGACTATGGAGTGAGCGGCACTGAGGTCCCGGGCGGCACCGGATTCCCAGAGCCCTGGTCTGCTACTCATCTCATTATTCACAACCACAAGCGACTTGTTGAGTTCTGTTTCAAGTGGCTCGACTCCCATCAACCAGCACAAGAGAGCAACCCCGCCAACAAAATGCTCCTCGAGTCAACCCGAGGTCTGCTGCCACCTTTGATCAGCCAATACCTGCAATCATTGATCGACCAGGCCTCGTGGGCTACGGAAAGTGAAGTCTCGGAAATTCAGGAGCGCGGAAAACTCTATCTGAAGGCGTACGCGGAGGAGGTTTATGACAAGGTAACCCGTCTGAAGGACTTTGAACTCTGGGAGGAGGCTATCCAGCTTGCCAAAGAGTACAAGGGCTTTGATGCCCTTGCCGAAGTCGTTGTGCAGCAGATTCTGTTGATGGAGCAGAAGGCCGCCAGCGCCGTCCCCCAAAACGCCGAGAACATGCAGTTCCAGgttgaagagaagaagaagcgtATGGGTAGGCTATTTGACGACTATGGAGCGAACTTTGCCTTCCGTGCTTATGAGGTCCTGCTCGAGAACAGTGGAGTCCAGGCCGTTCTCGACTTTCCATACGACAGACATGGCTTTGCTACGCTATTCCTCCGGGCCAAGCCtgagctggccaagatttCATGGATCAACGATGTCCAACGAGAAAACGATATTGACCATGCTGCCGAAACTCTTCTCAATCTGGGTCTGAGCCGCAAGCAGCAGATCTGGAATAAGAAGATTGAGCTCAGCCTGGGCAAGCTGGCCTTTTTGGCTGAGGAAGCTGAACAGTCCACGAATGGAGACCACGTCAGCAGCGCATCCACTGATCTTCTGGCCAAGACCAGCATCAACCTGGAAAAGATTGATCAAGAGCTGGAGATTATCAAGATCCAGGACACTCTCTACAAGACCATCCTGCCCATCAtcaaggagggggttgacgaGTCGGCGGAGCTGGAGCTTCTTCTCAAGGAGCAAGCCGTGCTGATTCCCAAGAGACAAAAGGCATTCCACCGGATTTTTGAGGACGGCATGTCTCGCTTGCTCAAGCATGAGGCGTTGCATCCTGCCACCTTGATCGACCTGCTCACGCTGGCCGACCTAGGCGAGCAGTACGAGCACGTGATCCCGGACCCGTTCTGTCTGGCCCTCAAGGTTGCTAAGTACGGCCTCAAGGGCGAGGAACGTGCTAAGGCGGTGCGGCTGATCTGGCGTCGCTGTTTTGTTCGCGACGATTGGAAGGCTGTCAACCAGACTAAGAACAAGGGTGACGAGGCGCAGCTGACGTTGTTGGGCAACACGGCTACCTACCATACCCTCTTTGCTGTTTACGAGCAGA GACTCTCAGACGACAAGTTCAGCCCGTTTGTCAAGCCTTCGGAGTGTTTGGGGGTGTAcacggaggaggtggaccGACGGTTTGGGAACCTGGACGAGCAGGCGCAGCAGAAGATATTGGAGAATATGAagtgggaggatgatgagctgaGGGGGTATgttgagaaggcgagggcggaTGCGTGGTTTCTCACGACGAGCGAGTATGCTGAGAAGACGGTGACGGCGGCGTTTAGCGAGCTGACGGCGGCTGGGAGGTCGAGTGTTAATGGGGATGGTAGGAGCGAGGAGGCGGCGATTCTGAAGAAGTTTGcggagaaggcggcggcgggtaAGGATGGGGGAAAgaatgggggtgggggctTGTTTGCGGTTTGA